In Candidatus Babeliales bacterium, the DNA window TTGATGTTTGGGAGCATGCTTATTATTTAAAATATCAAAATAAACGGCCAGATTATATTAATGCATGGTGGCATGTAATCAATTGGGATCAAGTTGAAGATAATTATCAATCTATTATAAAATAAAAAATTATTTTAAATGATTAGTAATAGATTCTTCTTGTTTTCCATTTTCTTGTTTAATTACGCTTATATTTCCTGAAGGCTCTACATAGGCATATTCCACTTGCCCTAAGTCTTTAATTCCTTTAAGGCGTAGCGCAGAAAATAATTCATCTTTTGATAAGCTTTGTTTTTTTAATATTTTAGGTATTATTTTTCCATTTTTAATAATTAATTCTGGAAAACCAACGATATATTTTTCAAAGAAGTAAAACTTTTCTGCTATCTGAGCAAGAATACGTTCTAAAAATACGATAGTTGA includes these proteins:
- a CDS encoding YetF domain-containing protein; protein product: MKEHTFDLYRIFIGSSFSFVLLGEILFRTSFIYLYTVLNIRLMNKQSMGMLSSFEIIIIFALGTAVGDSMIYPHVPLIQAMLVISTIVFLERILAQIAEKFYFFEKYIVGFPELIIKNGKIIPKILKKQSLSKDELFSALRLKGIKDLGQVEYAYVEPSGNISVIKQENGKQEESITNHLK